The segment GGtttgaattattttaaagcaTTATTTATCCTGTGTGGCATGTGGAGGCCACAGGTCATTAGCAGGTGACTTCTTCAGTCTCTCTCTACCTTactttttgggacagggtttctaaCTGAACTTGGAACTCATTGATTTTGTTGGTCAATGTGTTCCACGGGTctgtgtttctgcctccccagtactgaagTTCTAGGTAGGTGTCACTGTACCTGGTTTTTAAGTAAGTGCTGGCAATCTGGTCCCAAATTTTTGTGCACAGCTAGccctttattgactgagccatctcctcagcacaGGATCTACAATATTACAACCCAtccaggggcaggagagatggctcagtggttaagcacctggctgttcttgcagagggcccgggttcagttcccagcacccacatggcagcttgcaagCAGACTCCAGTTCCAGTTTCCAGtgtccttcttctggcctctacagggacctgcacacatccatgcaggaagaaaaaaaaaaccacatacaaTGAAAGTAAACAaatctataaaattaaaaagaagtcaACCCACAGTGACCTCTCATATCTGAGGGCTTTTCTCCCAGGGTGCTCCGCTCTCTTTCTCTGGAGAAAGTGTTTGGCATGGGGATAAAGAACAAGAAGGTCTTCAATTTAATGTCGAACTTCACAGATTCCATTTTAAATCTCAGTTCTTACTGTCTAGAAGTTCACTGAGTCTCGCAGACTTTGAATGTGGTTCCCTTTGTGTGgatgcttttttatttatttgcaactaatgatttatttatttttttaataataaagtttatttttacaaaagaatGGAAGGGCATGCTGATCTGGGCCGGGGAGGACGCTTCCCTCCACACACCGTGTCTCTCTGATACACATATTTCACCTTTGCCCATCGCACCGGCCTTCTGGTTCCAGAAAGTTTATTACAAACAAGGAAGGGACTTCTGGGGATCAGTCACTCATCGTAGAATTTTGGCAGCTCATCTCCCAGGATGACTCGATGGTCCACACCAGCAGCTGTGATGGTGACCAGGTAGATGACACCCCCACTAGAGCCATCTCGGTTCATGGCCAGAGTGATGGCTGTAGAGGATTCACGTTGGAAagaggagcaaaaaaaaaaaaaaatgacttaaatACTCGTTTCCTTCCCTTTCCAACTACATGCTACTTCCCCCCAGAACACATCACAACGTCCAGCAAACCAGCACCTGCCCATATCCCTACTGTAAACGTTCAAGTTACCTATAGGCTAGCACACATTGTCCAAAtccttgactgctgagccatcaagTTCGTGTGAGCTAGCTGGGGGCGGGGGTTGGTGGGTGGAGGGGAGAGCTCAATTCACTGCTGGTTCCCATAGTGACCTCATACCCTTACGTGATTTGCTTAAGACAGTCCTGCTCCATCCCTACTGCCCCCCCTCAGCCCCATCTCTTTTACCATTTGTCTTGTCTATCCCCTCCCACTCTCAAATGTCTCCCAGTTCCAaaagatggagatggagaggctcagtggttaagagcacctattACTTTtacagagtttggttcccagcacccacatagggtgccttacaaacacctgtaactccagctccagaggacccagcatcctcttctggcttccacatacacaggcacaaacccacacagagacacactcatgtacacatgcataattaaaagtaaatatttctttttaaaagcttcGACACGGAATGGCCAcccttgtatttcttttcttattctttacAATCTACTTTCTTTCCACGTCCACAAACCCTCCCCCATGTCACCTCTCAGTTGGCTAGTTACCATCTGTGGTGAAACGCCGGCACTCCTCAGGGGTCATGCCTGGCTTATAAGCTGCGTCCACATAACCATAAATGTAGGAGCTTCCGGAACCGCCGATGGTAAAGGGCTGTCGAATTAGCATCCCTCCCATGGTTCCATATACCTAGAGAGAGGGTCCCTCAGGTCAGGTCAGGATCATCCCAGGGCTCCTTCATGTTAGATGAGCTTTGTGAAGACCTGGGAGGCCCACACTTGAGCCTACAGTAtgcttttatcatttatttttgcttgttttgaaacagggtttcactaatgtagccctggcttgcctggaactctctctagaGAGCAGGTTCTTCAtacccacagagatccacatgcccctgcctcccgagtgccgagACTGAAGATGTGTACCACCGTAATCGGGGCTGTAGGATGTCTTTAGAGGAACTGTCTCTGGACCACAAAGCTAGAAAGACATGCAACTTTCATCTCTCTGAAGAGAGGGGTGGGGAACCCTGAGACCTGGAATGGACACACTCACCTGTCCCCCCTCACATTGGTCCCAGCCAGCTACTATGAGATGCGCTAACAAGTCCTCACGGTACTTGTAGGAGATGTTCTTCACCACGTTTGCAGCAGCCAGAACGAGGGGCGGCTCCTCCAGCTCCAACCTGAAGCGGATGTCGGGAAGGAGGGTCAACAGCACTCTGCTGAGTCTCACTCTTGTTAGCCCATTGCCCTCTCTGCCAAGTCACGCTTGAACCAGCGGCTGCACAGATACCAGCTTCCCTCCCATGTGCCTAGGGGGGCCAGAGCTCCACAATGGAGGTCCTCGGCTCTTCACCTGCTTttctctgctccaccttcccaCTCCCAATGATAAACCCCTCCCTTGCCTCTAAGGGCCCTGCCCTCGTCGGTTAAAGCAGATGATAAGCTTGCTTCCGTCCCAGTGACCTTGATTTCTCCTGGCAACTGCCTGATATTAGGAGTGGGCCAAATGGCTGTCTTCTTCCTGAGTTCCTACATCAGGGCAGTGATGTGCACTTTTCAAGTCAGCACAGGGGAGGTGGAGTCACTACCGTGATTTCCTCTTCACAGACGCAGAACACTGGCTCCCAGACACTCCAGTGGGAGCTCAAAGCTGGCAGAGCCACGCAGTTGGGGAGTTTTAGCGGGAGGGGAGTCAGGACCCCAGGGCTTTGTACCCGTGTAGCTCCAGCTGGTAGGCGGCCATGTCAGCTATGGCTTGGGCATCAGCAGCGGAACCTGAGAGGGCACAGAAGATGTGCTGGTGCAGAGGGGAGAGCTTGTCGAACACGCGGTTCACCACTGCTGTTCTGTAAGGAAGAACCAAACGTTCAAGTTGGTTTAAAAAGATAATTGTAGAGCTTGCAATGCTTAGgttaaagcaggaaaaaaaaaaaagacatctcagATCAGTAAGTCACTGTAGTAATCAAAGTTAGATGTgcttggctctgtgtgtgtgtgtgtgtgtgtgtgtgtgtgtgtcgaggGGAGGTGTAGCCCAGGTGGTAGAGTACCTACCTGGCACGCACAAAGCCCAGCATAGCATGAGGTGGGCATGGCGGCCATACTTGtactcctagcactcagaaggtagagtcaggaggaacaggagttcaaggccagccttgactacatagcaagtttgaggtcaacctgggctacaggagagatCCTATTTTAGAGACTATACTCACAAAACactagacttttaaaaatagatttgtttatctttatttcatgtccattggtgttttgactgcatgtttgcctgtgtgagggtgtcagctcccctggaactggagttacagacagttgtgagctgccatgtgggtgctggaaattgaaccccgGGTGGTaaggaagagcagtgctcttaaccactgagccatctctccagacccaaaaTATTAgacttttaaagacttattttttttttttataacaaaacaacaaaagaacaccTAGGCAAGAAAAGTGTGCTTCtatggcaggcagtggtggctcacgcttttaatcccagcacttgggaggcagaggcaggcggatttctgagttcgaggccagcctggtctacaaagtgagttccaggacagccagggctacacagagaaaccctgtctctaaaaacaaaaagtgaaacaagagaaaaaaattgccTCTTTCCAGAATTTCCTTGCAGTTCATCACTTTGAGGGGCAACGGTGGTTCTATGGAACATGGCAGAAACAGCATGGATGTCATCCCAGTCTGACTTGTGTGTGAGCAAACTAGCCAGGACGGGAGACCAATCAAACTTACTTCAAACTCAGGCAAATGAGTGAGATAACTGCTTCAGAAAACCACCATTTATCTTTTATCCTAACTGCAGATAACACAGTCCATCTACAACCTACCCGTGTCCCTCCGAGATACTATTTCTTTATGTCCATCAAGCTACAAAATATTCATGAATGCCATGGATTCAGAGGCCCAGACGCCTCTCCATCAATGCATTATGATACTTTTTTGGAAAGATCAGCTTCATTTCTTGGAAGGTTATCATACTCCTCAGAAGTGGGCAAGAAAAATGTGCACTTAGGGCCACCAGCTTCCCTCCAACACACGGGCCTTTGACACTACTCACCCCGCTGACACCCGGGAATCAGAGCCCACCACGACACCCCCGTCAAACTCCACTGCCATGATGGTTGTCTGCAGAGAGACAGTACGAAAAGTCAGAGCTAGGAGCGTCTTGAGCCTCCATCTTAAGGAGGAGAAAATGTCCATGCAGGAGGTGACCGACTCAAGGTCACCCTGAAAAGCAAGGATGGTTCCTGGAGGCAGACACAATCTGCATGAGGAGAGCAAGAACTGAGAGGAAGGCCCAGGAAACCGGCCCCGCTGCTTGTGAATTGCGTACCACATGCATCATTACTGTGAATTACTGTGACACAAGACCAGGTCTTTCCTGGTCCTGGATCCCCCACCTGCAACCTTACTTTATCAGAAGGGGAGCCTTAGTGTTACTGAACAAGGGACACAGAGAGGCCGGGGGTTAACATGGCCAGGAGTCGAGACACAGAAGCAGCAAGGATCCTTCAGGTAGGGCACAAATTTCACTTAAGCGAAGTCTCTGCAGCCAGGGGAAAGGACTTCTGGATAGCAGAGTTTTTCCAGGTCAAGGAAAGAATTACGGATAAGTGAAGGAGGGTAGACACATCTACTTCCCCCACACCTTCTAGGTTAAAAGGCACCTTAGGAGACCCTTGGGTGCACTGAGAAAACTGACTTATGGAGACGAATGAGCTTCCCAAGTTGACTCAGGTCTCACTCTGAACCCTTGATTGATTTGATTTCTAAGTCCCACAGCTCCGTGGCAGCGAGGGAGACTTTTTCCAACCTTTCTGTCCACTCCATGTCGTTCTGATCTCCGGGGACCCTGCCCGCGAGTGTGCTTTCTGAGCACAAGTAAAAGGCCAGAAATGTCCACTTTGTTCCTCCACACCATGTTAACACTGTGGTTGGTGGCTTTTAGAGAGCAGAAACCAgctgccatcttcccagctcctagGTCTGGGCAAAGTTCTCAGGCAAGCATGGGAATGACGGTGTTgggacagggtggggtggagtgtgCTGCAGGGCAGCACCTGGAACAAGGAGGACCACCGATCATCCCCATCTCCCCCTCAATCCTGGCGCCAGAGAGCTTGTCCTCACTCAGGGTGGGGGCTGTCTGGGGCTAGGTTAagcaaagatctgtatgatgtgTAGGTAGGTCCTTTTCAGTGAGCCTCCATATTACCTTCTCTCAGGTGCTTCATCCAGGACACCTCAGCACCTCTTTTGCAGGGGTCCCCAAGCCCCTCACTTGATTTAGCCAGTAACCCCAACTGCGCAGTCTAGAGTGAAAGCGAAAGCGCTTTGGAGCAACTTCCCTTAGACGCTTCCAGCTCAAGCCAAAGAACGCACCTTCTCACCAGCTTCGCATGCGGATCCCTCCACAGACCCCTGGACACCACACTTCTGAGCAGGGATACCCTACGTTCACTGTGGAGCGCAAGCGCTGGGCGCTACAAGCTTCCTAAGTCTCTTGGTTTACTTCCAGAGCTTTAGGGGTCCCTGATCACTCCACCCGCTGACTCTCACCCCGAGACCCATTACCCCGGTGTGGACTTCTTCCGTCCGGAACGAGCCGGCGGTAGGTGCTCCTGCCCGCAGCATCTCAGCAGAGCGGGGCTCGGCTTTCCAATCAGCGGCTGCGCGCGGTGCAGGCAACTTGCAGACTGAGGCCCCGCCCCATCATCGCGCAAGGGGCGTGCCGTTCTACCAGCATTTGGCGCCCAGAGCAAACCTGAGCAGGGCAAATCTGCCCAGAGACAGGTGACGACAGAGGGTCCTGCCCTCAATCTGGGGTGGGGCCTGGGATGGGAAAATTCACGCAAGCAAGTTAAGGGggctggggaagaagaggagaatgagATTCATGGAGAAGAACACGACAGGCCAGGGCTGCTAGGCAGAACTCCAACTACAGCTTCAGCGGCAGCTTCCAGAAcagcctgagcaagccagtcTCAGAAGGAGGCGTGTCTAGTGATTCGAGGTCGGCTTTcggtttcttcttcctctaaacGCCAGCACTTCTAGTCAGCTCCACCAGCTCGAGCGGGTTCCCGGGACTTTACGCGCACGCCCTC is part of the Mus musculus strain C57BL/6J chromosome 17, GRCm38.p6 C57BL/6J genome and harbors:
- the Psmb9 gene encoding proteasome subunit beta type-9; this translates as MLRAGAPTAGSFRTEEVHTGTTIMAVEFDGGVVVGSDSRVSAGTAVVNRVFDKLSPLHQHIFCALSGSAADAQAIADMAAYQLELHGLELEEPPLVLAAANVVKNISYKYREDLLAHLIVAGWDQCEGGQVYGTMGGMLIRQPFTIGGSGSSYIYGYVDAAYKPGMTPEECRRFTTDAITLAMNRDGSSGGVIYLVTITAAGVDHRVILGDELPKFYDE
- the Psmb9 gene encoding proteasome subunit beta type-9 isoform X1; this encodes MAVEFDGGVVVGSDSRVSAGTAVVNRVFDKLSPLHQHIFCALSGSAADAQAIADMAAYQLELHGLELEEPPLVLAAANVVKNISYKYREDLLAHLIVAGWDQCEGGQVYGTMGGMLIRQPFTIGGSGSSYIYGYVDAAYKPGMTPEECRRFTTDAITLAMNRDGSSGGVIYLVTITAAGVDHRVILGDELPKFYDE